One segment of Pelecanus crispus isolate bPelCri1 chromosome 2, bPelCri1.pri, whole genome shotgun sequence DNA contains the following:
- the LY96 gene encoding lymphocyte antigen 96 has product MFGLLFFILFTPGVSEFLCASPDLELSYTFCDSTDHVFKFNVTPCSTVNTIWKAALTWIPRSDITFFKAVFNVWYDGGEALHWRQVLCSGADDEYSVCGMLKGETIARDFDIKGLRIPLPKGNYSIILRGFSDDSENNMAICLNFTMIVK; this is encoded by the exons ATGtttggacttctttttttcattttattcaccCCTGGAGTTAGTGAATTTCTTTGTGCGTCGCCAGATCTAGAACTGTCATATACTTTTTGTG ATTCTACAGATCATGTTTTCAAGTTTAATGTGACACCTTGCAGCACCGTGAATACCATCTGGAAGGCTGCTCTTACCTGGATTCCCA GAAGTGACATCACCTTTTTCAAGGCCGTCTTCAATGTCTGGTATGATGGCGGTGAAGCATTACACTGGAGACAAGTCCTCTGCAGTGGAGCTGACGACGAATATTCAGTGTGTGGAATGCTGAAAGGAG AAACAATTGCAAGAGACTTTGACATTAAAGGTCTAAGAATACCACTTCCAAAG GGTAATTATAGCATTATTTTGCGAGGATTCTCTGATGATTCTGAGAATAATATGGCCATATGCTTGAATTTCACTATGATAGTAAAATGA